Below is a window of Mucilaginibacter sp. PAMC 26640 DNA.
TAGAGTCACCTTTAATCTCGAACCCGCGGAAGGTGCCTTGTTTAAACATGGGTAGATAAAGCTTTGGCAACGCGGCCACATATTCGGTATCGGCATAGCCATTTAAATAGCCTGCGCTGGCCTTCATGGGCACTAATTCAATATTCTCATTATCTTCCCTATCTACAGAAATACTAAGCACCCGCAGGTTGGCCGGATTGCCTTTTGGCTTTGGTGCCCATTTCTCATCAATCGTTTCATTTATAAAATCATCGATAGATACATCAAAAAACACTGCTAAATTTTTTAGTAACTCGTATTTTGGTTCTGCCCGCTCTTCTTCATAAGCGCCTACGAGTGAGCGTTTTATACCTACCTGATCTGCAAATTGTTGCTGTGTTAACCCTTTCTTTTTGCGAAGAAACTTAATATTTTGAGAAATATTTGCCATAAAATTTGGAATTGCTAAATTTATTAGTAATTTTATGCTCATAAAGTTAGTAATTATTTTTTAACCGCCAAATTTTTTTATCAAATGAAGAGGTTCGTTTATATCATCACCGACAGGAACAGAAAAAATCTACACGTGGGAATGTGCACAGATCTGCTGAAAACGCTGAAGTTTTACGGCGAGATGCCCACTTTGTTTTTTGATAGCGCGCAGCAGTTAAACAGGTTGGTTTACTTTGAAGAGATCAATACCGAAGAGCAGGCAATGGAGCGCTTTAAATTTGTAAGCACCTTTACCAGGCCGCAAAAAGAAAAGATGATCAGGCAGGTGAACCCGGATTGGGTTG
It encodes the following:
- a CDS encoding transcriptional regulator, whose protein sequence is MANISQNIKFLRKKKGLTQQQFADQVGIKRSLVGAYEEERAEPKYELLKNLAVFFDVSIDDFINETIDEKWAPKPKGNPANLRVLSISVDREDNENIELVPMKASAGYLNGYADTEYVAALPKLYLPMFKQGTFRGFEIKGDSMLPLQSGTIIIGEYQENWAEVKAGETYVIISKNDGIVYKRTGNKFKENKKLKLISDNPVYEPYDIAGEDVLEIWKAKAYISTHMPLPTPEPTMESLTSMMAHMQRSIAGLKGNN
- a CDS encoding nuclease, with protein sequence MKRFVYIITDRNRKNLHVGMCTDLLKTLKFYGEMPTLFFDSAQQLNRLVYFEEINTEEQAMERFKFVSTFTRPQKEKMIRQVNPDWVDLTVGLNFESGVKVRPSIYGRPSIQPARRAVTF